From a region of the Corallococcus coralloides DSM 2259 genome:
- a CDS encoding alpha/beta fold hydrolase: MAQPPIHHRTLDLDGVEVFYREAGPVDAPVVLLPHGYPSSSFQYRNYLPALADRWRLIAPDYPGFGYSGTPEHFDYSFDGYAGFLERFTQAVGLTRYALYLHDYGSQIGLRLAIRAPERVAALILQNGDIYEDVLGPKYQALKAYWANPSAAEREKLAGAVSEEGFRDEFLGEVAPQLASRISPDLWKLSWPLMRTPKRREIAVGLMEGLKENLGWFPRYQAYLREHRPPTLIVWGPQDGYMPEPAARAWLRDLPDAELHLLEGGHWALETNLEEVVALSRDFLGRVHP, translated from the coding sequence ATGGCCCAGCCGCCCATCCATCACCGGACGCTCGACCTGGACGGGGTCGAGGTCTTCTACCGGGAAGCCGGTCCCGTGGACGCGCCGGTGGTGCTGTTGCCGCACGGCTATCCGTCCTCGTCGTTCCAGTACCGGAACTACCTGCCCGCGCTCGCGGACCGCTGGCGGCTGATCGCGCCGGACTACCCGGGCTTTGGCTATAGCGGCACGCCCGAGCACTTCGACTATTCGTTCGACGGCTACGCCGGGTTCCTGGAGCGCTTCACGCAGGCGGTGGGCCTGACGCGCTACGCGCTCTACCTGCATGACTACGGTTCGCAGATCGGCCTGCGGCTGGCCATCCGCGCACCGGAGCGGGTGGCGGCGTTGATCCTCCAGAACGGTGACATCTACGAGGACGTGCTCGGGCCGAAGTACCAGGCGCTGAAGGCGTACTGGGCGAACCCCAGCGCGGCCGAGCGGGAGAAGCTGGCCGGGGCCGTGAGCGAGGAAGGCTTCCGCGACGAGTTCCTGGGTGAGGTGGCCCCGCAGCTGGCGTCACGGATCAGCCCGGACCTGTGGAAGCTGTCGTGGCCGCTGATGCGGACGCCGAAGCGACGGGAGATCGCCGTCGGCCTGATGGAAGGGCTGAAGGAGAACCTGGGCTGGTTCCCCCGCTATCAGGCGTATCTGCGTGAGCACCGGCCGCCGACGTTGATCGTCTGGGGGCCGCAGGATGGGTACATGCCGGAGCCTGCCGCGAGGGCCTGGCTGCGCGACCTGCCGGACGCGGAGCTGCACCTGCTGGAGGGTGGGCACTGGGCGCTGGAGACGAACCTGGAGGAGGTCGTCGCGCTGTCGCGGGACTTCCTCGGCAGGGTGCATCCGTGA
- a CDS encoding RibD family protein, protein MKPHVICHMISSIDGRIVVKHWPDPASMRGEYERTADTFDADAWMCGRITMEDFAAEGSVSKPAPASPLPRTDFVARKDAESYAIALDAHGKLNWESGAIDDDHLVAVLTESVSDAHLAHLRERGVSYVFGGKQDIDFARVLEKLGDTFGIKTVLLEGGGGINGSFLAAGLIDEVSLLIHPTADGLPGTPTLFDRPQGSTGAGAALELTHVERRDSGIVWLRYRVRR, encoded by the coding sequence ATGAAGCCCCATGTCATCTGCCACATGATCTCGTCCATCGACGGGCGCATCGTCGTCAAGCACTGGCCCGACCCGGCGTCGATGCGCGGTGAATACGAGCGCACCGCCGACACCTTCGACGCGGATGCCTGGATGTGCGGCCGCATCACCATGGAGGACTTCGCCGCCGAAGGGTCCGTGTCCAAGCCCGCGCCTGCCTCTCCCCTGCCCCGCACGGACTTCGTCGCTCGCAAGGATGCGGAGTCCTACGCCATCGCCCTGGATGCCCATGGCAAGCTGAACTGGGAGTCCGGCGCCATCGACGATGATCACCTCGTCGCCGTGCTCACCGAGTCCGTCTCCGACGCGCACCTCGCCCACCTGCGCGAGCGCGGCGTCTCCTATGTCTTCGGCGGCAAGCAGGACATCGACTTCGCTCGCGTGCTGGAGAAGCTCGGAGACACCTTCGGCATCAAGACCGTGCTGCTGGAGGGCGGCGGCGGCATCAACGGCTCCTTCCTCGCCGCGGGCCTCATCGACGAGGTGAGCCTCCTCATTCACCCCACCGCCGACGGCCTGCCCGGCACCCCGACCCTGTTCGACCGCCCCCAGGGCTCCACCGGCGCGGGCGCCGCGCTGGAGCTCACCCACGTGGAGCGCCGCGACTCCGGCATCGTGTGGCTCCGGTACCGCGTGCGGCGCTGA
- a CDS encoding DNA/RNA non-specific endonuclease, translating into MSSRIPTRVSTPRPTPANAAVPTAAPANTAVPAGADAPVSAPASNVVAPTGGSWKRSATKEVAISDLQQKFGWTDESWQGRLLHAADEGAAGNRASNGQVSAKELEAYLSAPTDAQFLTSTALQQQRAALDAKLAGGAQSAKVDSFDSPWQQSVAKRADLLGGNGDGELSADELTAYINASKANQAKGTGTAANTQWVPDQQMAAFQSRVAEVAGEVDPLQGVGSSGATPGLNMLKEYSRTLMDTDKNVPTFVSYMLSAADVKETPADVSRLDSTFVRDPELKQGGVVDSDYNNTGFDRGHMKPAEDSPTQAAMNESHYMSNIAPQHGNHNQQVWRTLERGVSEMVKETGGKAYIVTGNLYLDDKGKPLPPESLQTTGSKADRQIAVPTHNFKTVLLELPNGNLSMFAYMVPNTKEGPSKKEGILPLLQQSRVPVDQLEGLLGQDLYAQLPKSVQDKLEKDTSAAGVFQQQSLYESATLLRAP; encoded by the coding sequence ATGTCGTCGCGAATTCCGACGCGAGTCTCCACCCCGCGCCCCACGCCCGCGAATGCGGCTGTCCCCACCGCCGCGCCCGCGAACACCGCGGTGCCCGCCGGGGCGGACGCTCCCGTCAGCGCGCCCGCATCCAATGTCGTGGCGCCCACGGGGGGCAGCTGGAAGCGCTCCGCCACCAAGGAGGTGGCCATCTCCGACCTCCAGCAGAAGTTCGGCTGGACGGATGAGAGCTGGCAGGGGCGCCTGCTGCACGCGGCGGACGAGGGCGCTGCCGGAAACCGGGCCTCGAACGGCCAGGTGTCCGCGAAGGAGCTGGAGGCGTACCTCTCCGCGCCCACGGACGCGCAGTTCCTCACGTCCACGGCCCTCCAGCAGCAGCGCGCGGCGCTCGACGCGAAGCTCGCGGGGGGCGCGCAGTCCGCGAAGGTGGACAGCTTCGACAGCCCCTGGCAGCAGTCCGTGGCGAAGCGCGCGGACCTCCTGGGCGGCAACGGCGACGGTGAGCTCTCCGCGGACGAGCTGACGGCCTACATCAACGCGTCCAAGGCGAACCAGGCCAAGGGCACGGGCACGGCCGCGAACACGCAGTGGGTGCCCGACCAGCAGATGGCCGCCTTCCAGAGCCGCGTGGCGGAAGTCGCCGGCGAGGTGGATCCGCTCCAGGGCGTGGGCTCCAGCGGCGCGACGCCCGGCCTGAACATGTTGAAGGAGTACTCGCGCACGCTGATGGACACGGACAAGAACGTGCCCACCTTCGTGAGCTACATGCTGTCCGCGGCGGACGTGAAGGAGACGCCCGCGGACGTCAGCCGGCTGGACAGCACCTTCGTGCGCGACCCGGAGCTGAAGCAGGGTGGCGTGGTGGACTCCGACTACAACAACACCGGTTTCGACCGGGGGCACATGAAGCCGGCCGAGGACTCGCCCACGCAGGCGGCGATGAACGAAAGCCACTACATGAGCAACATCGCGCCCCAGCACGGCAACCACAACCAGCAGGTGTGGCGCACGCTGGAGCGCGGCGTGTCGGAGATGGTGAAGGAGACCGGCGGCAAGGCCTACATCGTCACGGGCAACCTGTACCTGGATGACAAGGGCAAGCCGCTGCCGCCCGAGTCCCTCCAGACGACGGGCTCGAAGGCCGACCGGCAGATCGCGGTCCCCACGCACAACTTCAAGACGGTCCTCCTGGAGCTGCCCAACGGCAACCTGTCGATGTTCGCGTACATGGTGCCGAACACGAAGGAAGGCCCGTCCAAGAAGGAGGGCATCCTCCCGCTGCTCCAGCAGTCGCGCGTGCCGGTGGACCAGCTGGAAGGGCTGCTGGGCCAGGACCTCTACGCGCAGCTGCCCAAGAGCGTGCAGGACAAGCTGGAGAAGGACACGTCCGCCGCGGGCGTCTTCCAGCAGCAGAGCCTCTACGAGTCCGCCACGCTGCTGCGCGCCCCCTGA
- a CDS encoding ATP-grasp domain-containing protein → MHWVVQNNLFNEQGFHTLMDVLAHGSIPHTLVKVIPFGGGIEPEVRPSGPVIVMGSLSLTRYACEQGWTPGAFINDQFDFRVWRRHLGPHLLNAEATVHRFADVPVQPGPFFIRPCLDDKAFSGMLTSWDAFAHWREQVLKLDTYATVTADTPVAVSAPRHIQREYRMVVVDGRVITGSLYKLGDRVVASSQVEPEVQAFAQRMAETWGPDRAYALDVFMHEGELFIGEFNNLNSAGFYAYDVGKMVAAVEAMRF, encoded by the coding sequence ATGCACTGGGTCGTCCAGAACAACCTCTTCAACGAGCAGGGCTTCCACACGTTGATGGATGTCCTGGCGCACGGCTCCATCCCGCACACCCTGGTCAAGGTCATCCCGTTCGGAGGCGGCATCGAGCCCGAGGTGCGTCCGTCCGGCCCCGTCATCGTGATGGGCTCGCTCTCCCTGACCCGCTACGCGTGCGAGCAGGGCTGGACCCCCGGCGCCTTCATCAACGACCAGTTCGACTTCCGCGTCTGGCGGCGGCACCTGGGCCCGCACCTGCTGAACGCCGAGGCCACCGTGCACCGGTTCGCGGACGTGCCTGTGCAGCCGGGGCCCTTCTTCATCCGCCCCTGCCTGGACGACAAGGCCTTCTCCGGCATGCTCACGTCCTGGGACGCGTTCGCCCACTGGCGCGAGCAGGTCCTGAAGCTCGACACGTACGCGACGGTCACCGCCGACACGCCGGTGGCCGTCAGCGCGCCCAGGCACATCCAGCGCGAGTACCGCATGGTCGTCGTGGACGGCCGGGTCATCACCGGCTCGCTCTACAAGCTGGGGGATCGCGTGGTGGCCTCGTCCCAGGTGGAGCCGGAGGTCCAGGCCTTCGCGCAGCGCATGGCGGAGACCTGGGGACCGGACCGCGCCTACGCGCTGGACGTCTTCATGCACGAAGGCGAGCTGTTCATCGGTGAGTTCAACAACCTGAACTCGGCCGGCTTCTACGCCTACGACGTCGGCAAGATGGTGGCCGCCGTGGAGGCCATGCGGTTCTGA
- a CDS encoding isoprenylcysteine carboxyl methyltransferase family protein: protein MVTGTQALFAGFMGLLIAERLLELVLSKRNAARAFARGGVETGQGHYRFMVVFHTLFLFACVAEVFGLQRPFWGAWSWAALAGAGLAQGLRYWAIGTLGDRWNSRIIVVPGLAPVTGGPYRFLRHPNYVAVVLELFCVPLIHGAWVTAVVFTVGNAALLYVRIRAEEAALGAMYSEAFAHRPRFIPEVRRG from the coding sequence ATGGTGACCGGTACACAGGCGTTGTTCGCGGGCTTCATGGGGCTGCTCATCGCGGAGCGGCTCTTGGAGCTGGTGCTCTCCAAGCGCAACGCGGCGCGGGCCTTCGCGCGGGGCGGAGTGGAGACGGGGCAGGGGCACTACCGGTTCATGGTCGTATTCCACACGCTGTTCCTCTTCGCGTGCGTCGCGGAGGTGTTCGGCCTCCAGCGGCCCTTCTGGGGCGCGTGGAGCTGGGCGGCGCTGGCGGGCGCGGGGCTGGCGCAGGGGCTGCGGTACTGGGCCATCGGGACGCTGGGTGACCGGTGGAACTCGCGCATCATCGTGGTGCCGGGGCTGGCGCCGGTGACGGGCGGGCCGTACCGGTTCCTGCGGCATCCGAACTACGTGGCGGTGGTGCTGGAGCTGTTCTGCGTGCCGCTCATCCACGGGGCGTGGGTGACGGCGGTCGTGTTCACGGTGGGCAACGCGGCGCTGCTCTATGTGCGCATCCGCGCGGAGGAGGCGGCGCTCGGGGCGATGTACTCCGAGGCCTTCGCCCACCGTCCCCGCTTCATTCCGGAGGTTCGCCGTGGCTGA
- a CDS encoding fatty acyl-AMP ligase, translating into MKGPPLPALKHATVNAMLKATSHTSLGLVFVDAAEHETSLPWAQVYRRAKRAAAGLARLGVRPGDRVALLLPTSPAFMDAYFGALMAGAVPVPLYPPVRLGRLDEYHRSTARMLQLTGSVVVLTDTRVRLLLGPSMALARPKLGCHTVDAVLHGDEDLEVEVSPDALGLIQFSSGSTVEPKPVALTHGALVAQVAALEAAMPVAPGVTPVGVSWLPLYHDMGLIGCVLSALYYPGSLVLIPPETFLVKPALWLRALSRHRGFVSPAPNFAYGLCLKRVKDADLQGVDLSGWLHALNGAEPVSADTLRRFAERFEKWGFSARALRPVYGLSEASLAVTFPPAGRGPRELGVDPDVLAREGQARDGARTLVSVGAPVAGFEVQVRGEDGAVLPERQVGRVFAKGPSVMRGYFEDAEATSRALVEEGWLDTGDLGFSADGELYLTGRAKDLVIIRGANHAPQAFEDPLLKVDGVRTGCAVALGFTPEGGQDEALLILAERAERGADVASVEADIRAAVVEATGVQPHTVRLLEPGTLPRTSSGKLRRSEALRRYLAGELTAPKKVGAVGLAVEMAKSALAMVRAEHDS; encoded by the coding sequence GTGAAGGGGCCGCCCCTGCCGGCGCTGAAGCACGCCACGGTGAACGCGATGCTGAAGGCGACGTCGCACACGTCGCTGGGGCTGGTGTTCGTGGACGCCGCCGAGCACGAGACGTCCCTGCCATGGGCCCAGGTCTACCGGAGGGCGAAGCGCGCGGCGGCGGGACTGGCGAGGCTGGGTGTGCGTCCGGGAGACCGGGTGGCGCTGCTGTTGCCCACGTCGCCCGCGTTCATGGATGCGTACTTCGGCGCGCTGATGGCGGGCGCGGTGCCGGTGCCGCTGTACCCGCCGGTGCGGCTGGGGCGGCTGGACGAGTACCACCGCTCGACGGCGCGCATGCTCCAGCTGACGGGCTCGGTGGTGGTGCTGACGGACACGCGCGTGCGGCTGCTCCTGGGCCCGAGCATGGCGCTGGCTCGGCCGAAGCTGGGCTGTCACACGGTGGACGCGGTGCTGCACGGCGACGAGGACCTGGAGGTGGAGGTGTCCCCCGACGCGCTGGGGCTCATCCAGTTCTCCTCCGGCTCCACGGTGGAGCCGAAGCCGGTGGCGCTGACGCACGGGGCGCTGGTGGCGCAGGTGGCGGCGCTGGAGGCGGCGATGCCGGTGGCTCCGGGCGTGACGCCGGTGGGCGTGAGCTGGTTGCCGCTGTACCACGACATGGGGCTCATCGGCTGTGTGCTCTCTGCGCTGTACTACCCGGGCAGCCTGGTGCTGATTCCGCCGGAGACGTTCCTGGTGAAGCCGGCGCTGTGGCTGCGAGCGCTGTCGAGGCACCGGGGCTTCGTGTCGCCCGCGCCGAACTTCGCCTATGGGTTGTGTTTGAAGCGGGTGAAGGACGCGGACCTGCAGGGCGTGGACCTGTCCGGGTGGCTGCACGCGCTCAACGGCGCGGAGCCGGTGTCCGCGGACACGCTGCGCCGCTTCGCGGAGCGGTTCGAGAAGTGGGGCTTCTCCGCGCGGGCGCTGCGGCCGGTGTATGGCTTGTCGGAGGCGTCGCTGGCGGTGACGTTCCCACCGGCGGGCCGGGGCCCACGCGAGCTGGGCGTGGATCCGGACGTGCTGGCGCGTGAAGGGCAGGCGCGTGACGGGGCACGCACGCTGGTGAGCGTGGGCGCGCCGGTGGCGGGCTTCGAGGTGCAGGTGCGAGGCGAGGACGGAGCGGTGTTGCCGGAGCGCCAGGTGGGGCGCGTGTTCGCGAAGGGGCCGTCGGTGATGCGCGGCTACTTCGAGGACGCGGAGGCGACGTCGCGGGCGCTGGTGGAGGAGGGCTGGCTGGACACGGGAGACCTGGGCTTCAGCGCGGACGGGGAGCTGTACCTGACGGGACGCGCGAAGGACCTGGTCATCATCCGAGGCGCGAACCACGCGCCGCAGGCCTTCGAGGATCCGCTGCTCAAGGTGGATGGCGTGCGCACGGGCTGCGCGGTGGCGCTGGGCTTCACGCCCGAGGGCGGCCAGGACGAGGCGTTGCTCATCCTGGCTGAGCGCGCGGAGCGGGGCGCGGACGTGGCGTCGGTGGAGGCGGACATCCGCGCCGCGGTGGTGGAGGCCACGGGGGTGCAGCCGCACACGGTGAGACTGCTGGAGCCGGGGACGCTGCCGCGCACGTCCAGCGGCAAGCTGCGAAGGAGTGAGGCGCTGCGGCGATACCTGGCCGGAGAGCTGACGGCGCCGAAGAAGGTGGGCGCGGTGGGGCTCGCGGTGGAGATGGCGAAGAGCGCACTGGCGATGGTGCGCGCGGAGCACGACTCGTGA
- a CDS encoding NAD(P)/FAD-dependent oxidoreductase: MKQHDVVVVGGGPAGLAVAITAARRGLDTVVVERASTPVDKACGEGLMPSGLAALERLGALAHLDRSDSSPFVGIRYVQEDGSTAEGKLPAPGGLGVRRLALSQALATRAREVGVDLREHTHVVSHVRTPDGVTLETPVGRVSARFLVAADGLNSPLRKAEGLEVQQDVPRRYGLRRHFRRVPWTPYVEVHFASGVEAYVTPAGAERVGIAFLWEDGTVPGRVGFDSMLERFPRLAEKLTGAEPDSQPRGAGPLARVARTRVADRFALVGDAAGYVDALTGEGLTLAFACAESLGALLPDALAKGAGHDTLLPYERTFQQVFRKYAWTTHGLLMLARRPRLRRPVVRLLGRAPWLFERILAAVVT; the protein is encoded by the coding sequence GTGAAGCAGCACGACGTGGTCGTGGTGGGCGGAGGTCCGGCGGGGCTCGCGGTGGCCATCACGGCGGCACGGCGTGGGCTGGACACGGTGGTGGTGGAGCGTGCATCCACGCCCGTGGACAAGGCGTGCGGCGAGGGCCTGATGCCCTCCGGCCTCGCGGCGCTGGAACGGCTGGGCGCGCTCGCGCACCTGGACCGGAGCGACAGCTCGCCCTTCGTCGGCATCCGCTACGTGCAGGAGGACGGCAGCACGGCGGAAGGAAAACTCCCCGCGCCCGGTGGACTGGGAGTCCGCAGGCTGGCCCTGTCCCAGGCGCTGGCGACCCGTGCGCGCGAAGTAGGCGTGGACCTGCGCGAGCACACGCACGTCGTCTCGCACGTGCGCACGCCGGACGGGGTGACGCTGGAGACGCCCGTAGGCCGCGTGTCCGCGCGCTTCCTGGTCGCGGCGGACGGCTTGAACTCACCGCTGCGCAAGGCCGAAGGACTGGAGGTGCAACAGGACGTGCCCCGGCGCTACGGACTGCGGCGCCACTTCCGGCGCGTGCCGTGGACGCCCTACGTGGAGGTGCACTTCGCCTCCGGCGTCGAGGCCTACGTGACGCCCGCCGGAGCGGAGCGCGTGGGCATCGCGTTCCTGTGGGAGGACGGCACGGTGCCGGGCCGCGTGGGTTTCGACTCGATGCTGGAGCGCTTCCCCCGGCTGGCGGAGAAGCTCACCGGCGCGGAGCCGGACTCCCAACCCCGCGGCGCCGGCCCCCTGGCCCGTGTGGCCCGCACGCGCGTCGCGGATCGCTTCGCCCTCGTCGGTGATGCCGCCGGCTACGTGGACGCGCTGACCGGCGAAGGACTCACGCTCGCCTTCGCCTGCGCGGAGTCCCTGGGCGCGCTGCTCCCGGACGCCCTGGCGAAGGGCGCGGGCCACGACACGCTGCTGCCCTACGAGCGCACCTTCCAGCAGGTGTTCCGCAAGTACGCCTGGACCACGCACGGCCTGTTGATGCTCGCGCGCCGCCCGCGCCTGCGCAGGCCCGTGGTGCGCCTGCTGGGCCGCGCTCCCTGGCTCTTCGAGCGCATCCTCGCCGCCGTGGTGACGTGA
- a CDS encoding acyl carrier protein — protein sequence MADIVTEAVAEIRRIVREELEFEGAVEPSHDLLRDLQLDSLGLTVLAVGLENRFRVLLSEEDAQGVRTVEDLARLVAARVEAAKPDVGAHP from the coding sequence GTGGCTGACATCGTGACGGAGGCGGTGGCGGAGATCCGCCGCATTGTCCGGGAGGAGCTGGAGTTCGAGGGCGCGGTGGAGCCCTCGCACGACCTGCTCCGGGACCTGCAGCTGGACAGCCTGGGGCTGACGGTGCTGGCGGTGGGGCTGGAGAACCGCTTCCGGGTGCTGCTGTCGGAGGAGGACGCGCAGGGCGTGCGGACGGTGGAGGACCTGGCGCGGCTGGTGGCGGCGCGGGTCGAGGCCGCGAAGCCGGACGTGGGAGCGCACCCGTGA
- a CDS encoding DUF11 domain-containing protein: MFGQNVQLNNSGYLFAQQKSGSVYQARQFKTDPSSPAVVTIASTTGGTTAQRYSLIYDYGSISDICAVTTTPCDEYKTVFVADRGVSPDMFATGRSHPYSEMGSSRTPKPMVANDGSIVVTLGASAGGRIKAYNYTLSTNFDVALATHYDEVGLMPGISDDGTAFAFYGNVNAAAAAGLGTTPGPGIFLLLRVNNQLDLIRLTGRPGQLGRVLTGGGWADITLDVQAAITSRVNVVRIPSPSGGAPNPYADSYVVSFLGSASHASPSGEFRAGEGLWTIEAHFQSNPQKTPAESPVVNRPIPVLQVGDTFAGHPVLKVSTYDALSNVTTDSNGLPRQQQPGDHQVVFAVDTVTNAGTQVSELLVRGIRVDSDRDGLPDHWETNGIDFDHDGVTDYDLAALGAKVGQRDLFLEIDFMDGTNHYHRPDTVGLEDTTAFFATQGIALHAFVDNMDYVPEIGTLSFEEEPTSPTTTFGFVKFGASRSVCDGNFGTASERAGASCAKVLGAKHLAFRYALFGHSNSENGTGRAEVAGNDILVSLGHAASPLSVINPYANDAYGPGVGVCRRGDTKPQCMKRELEKATFLHELGHSLGLDHGGDEPWNCKPNYLSIMSYSHQFRWAGLNENRPLDFSSSALPKLDETSLSEPLGVQGPTGRKVLFSNLSGGVAVASASGPINWNQDSDDTDTGVSRDINILSELGCKGDDDGDTFQDGMTPFHGQDDWANLQLEVQTGYDRVLAVPGAPLREITHDVFDDRALVDTDGDGVVNGSDNCPALSNPAQIDTDGDGFGDDCDPSAFISDLELSGSSAPLQPIAGAATAYTFSVYNAGSGVNYHASLTIDLPANVSVGAITASSGTCALKGTFISCKLGDLSLGTTVTVSVSVIHTTSGPVTLEAHARSDAPEETPANNALDLIRCVAQDDATLCTENSAECGTLAVLDTCGNSRTVASCGTCSLPSTCGVDLLCHP; encoded by the coding sequence GTGTTCGGGCAGAATGTCCAGCTGAACAACAGTGGTTACCTGTTCGCGCAGCAGAAATCGGGTTCGGTCTACCAGGCACGGCAGTTCAAGACCGACCCGAGTTCTCCTGCCGTCGTCACCATTGCCTCGACCACAGGAGGAACGACGGCCCAGCGGTATTCGCTGATCTACGATTACGGAAGCATCTCCGATATTTGTGCCGTCACAACGACGCCGTGTGACGAGTACAAGACGGTGTTCGTCGCGGACCGGGGAGTCAGTCCGGACATGTTCGCGACGGGCAGAAGCCATCCCTACAGTGAAATGGGGTCGAGCCGGACGCCCAAGCCCATGGTGGCGAACGATGGCAGCATCGTGGTCACACTGGGAGCCTCCGCAGGCGGACGAATCAAGGCGTATAACTACACGCTGTCCACCAACTTCGACGTCGCGCTAGCGACGCACTACGACGAAGTCGGGCTCATGCCAGGCATCAGCGATGACGGGACGGCGTTTGCCTTCTACGGAAACGTCAACGCGGCTGCGGCTGCCGGATTGGGGACCACGCCTGGCCCAGGCATCTTCCTCCTGCTGCGTGTCAACAACCAGCTCGACCTCATCCGATTGACCGGACGCCCGGGCCAGTTGGGCCGTGTTCTCACCGGAGGTGGCTGGGCGGATATCACCCTGGATGTCCAGGCCGCAATCACCTCCCGTGTCAACGTGGTACGTATTCCCAGCCCGAGCGGGGGAGCTCCCAACCCCTATGCGGACAGCTATGTCGTCTCATTCCTCGGCAGTGCGTCGCACGCCAGCCCTTCGGGCGAGTTCAGGGCAGGAGAAGGCCTTTGGACGATCGAGGCTCATTTCCAATCGAATCCCCAGAAGACTCCGGCCGAATCGCCAGTCGTCAATCGCCCCATTCCCGTGTTGCAGGTGGGAGATACCTTCGCGGGTCATCCCGTTCTGAAGGTCAGCACCTACGACGCGTTGTCGAATGTCACCACCGACTCCAATGGGCTGCCTCGCCAGCAACAGCCTGGCGACCACCAAGTAGTCTTCGCTGTGGATACGGTCACCAATGCGGGGACCCAGGTCAGCGAACTGCTCGTTCGTGGTATCCGGGTGGACTCGGATCGTGACGGGCTCCCTGATCATTGGGAGACGAATGGCATCGACTTCGACCATGACGGTGTCACGGATTACGATCTCGCTGCGCTGGGGGCGAAGGTTGGCCAGAGAGATCTCTTCCTGGAGATTGACTTCATGGATGGGACCAACCACTACCACCGGCCCGACACAGTGGGCCTCGAGGATACAACCGCCTTCTTCGCCACCCAGGGCATCGCCCTCCATGCCTTCGTCGACAACATGGACTACGTCCCTGAGATCGGAACCCTGTCCTTCGAGGAGGAGCCCACGTCACCAACGACGACTTTCGGCTTCGTCAAGTTCGGGGCCTCGCGGAGTGTATGTGACGGCAATTTCGGAACGGCTAGTGAGCGCGCGGGCGCGTCCTGCGCGAAGGTGCTGGGTGCAAAACACCTCGCGTTCCGCTACGCGTTGTTTGGCCATTCCAACTCGGAGAACGGGACAGGGCGCGCCGAGGTTGCCGGGAATGACATCCTTGTCTCCCTGGGACACGCGGCTTCGCCCCTGTCCGTGATCAACCCCTATGCCAATGATGCCTACGGTCCGGGGGTGGGGGTCTGCCGCAGGGGTGACACGAAGCCCCAGTGCATGAAGCGAGAGTTGGAGAAGGCCACGTTCCTCCATGAACTGGGGCACTCCCTGGGACTGGACCATGGAGGAGATGAACCCTGGAACTGTAAGCCGAACTACCTGAGCATCATGTCGTACTCGCATCAGTTCCGCTGGGCCGGGCTGAATGAGAACCGTCCTCTTGATTTCTCAAGCAGTGCCCTGCCGAAGCTCGACGAGACTTCCCTGAGCGAGCCCCTGGGGGTACAGGGACCGACGGGACGCAAAGTGCTCTTCAGCAATCTGTCGGGGGGAGTCGCCGTGGCCTCCGCCTCCGGTCCCATCAACTGGAACCAGGACAGCGACGATACGGATACGGGGGTCAGTCGCGATATCAATATCCTGTCAGAGCTTGGCTGCAAGGGCGACGATGATGGCGATACGTTCCAGGATGGAATGACGCCGTTTCACGGCCAAGATGACTGGGCGAATCTCCAGTTGGAAGTCCAGACGGGCTATGACCGTGTTCTGGCCGTCCCGGGCGCGCCCCTGCGAGAGATCACTCATGATGTCTTCGACGACAGGGCGCTCGTCGACACGGACGGCGATGGGGTGGTCAACGGTTCCGACAACTGCCCGGCACTCAGCAACCCCGCTCAGATAGACACGGATGGTGACGGCTTCGGCGATGATTGCGATCCCAGCGCCTTCATCAGCGATCTGGAACTCAGTGGCAGCAGCGCCCCGCTCCAGCCCATCGCGGGTGCGGCTACCGCCTATACCTTCTCTGTCTACAACGCGGGCTCGGGTGTGAATTACCATGCGAGCCTGACGATCGACCTTCCCGCGAACGTCAGCGTCGGTGCCATCACCGCTTCCAGTGGGACCTGCGCACTCAAGGGGACTTTCATCTCTTGCAAGCTCGGGGACCTGTCCCTTGGGACGACTGTTACCGTGTCCGTGAGCGTGATCCACACCACGTCGGGGCCGGTAACGCTGGAGGCCCATGCACGTTCGGATGCGCCGGAAGAGACCCCTGCCAATAATGCGTTGGACCTCATCCGCTGCGTTGCCCAGGATGATGCGACGCTGTGCACGGAGAACAGCGCGGAGTGCGGCACCCTCGCAGTCCTGGACACGTGCGGAAATTCGAGGACAGTCGCGAGCTGCGGGACCTGCTCCTTGCCCTCGACCTGCGGTGTGGACCTCTTGTGTCATCCCTGA